The Mauremys reevesii isolate NIE-2019 linkage group 1, ASM1616193v1, whole genome shotgun sequence genome has a segment encoding these proteins:
- the TEF gene encoding thyrotroph embryonic factor isoform X1, whose translation MPGRAARQEAAAGSAGAAASAQQERSLAGAFPLVLKKLMENPPRDARLDKEKEKEKLEEDEAAAASTMAVSASLMPPIWDKTIPYDGESFHLEYMDLDEFLLENGIPSSPAHLGLNQNPLLPVAELEGKELASASAASPPSSSSTVVFQPSEAASGTESSPESERETPSPVDPDCIEIDVNFNPDPADLVLSSVPGGELFNPRKHKFAEEDLKPQPMIKKAKKVFVPDEQKDEKYWTRRKKNNVAAKRSRDARRLKENQITIRAAFLEKENTALRTEVAELRKEVGKCKNIVSKYETRYGPFDLSDSE comes from the exons ATGCCCGGCCGCGCCGCGCGCCAGGAGGCAGCAGCGGGGAGCGCGGGGGCGGCCGCCTCCGCGCAGCAGGAGCGGAGCCTGGCGGGCGCCTTCCCGCTAGTGCTGAAGAAGCTGATGGAGAATCCTCCGCGGGACGCGCGCCTCG ataaagaaaaggagaaggaaaaactCGAGGAGGAtgaagcagcagctgccagcactATGGCAGTCTCTGCCTCCCTTATGCCTCCCATCTGGGACAAAACCATCCCTTATGATGGGGAATCTTTCCACCTGGAGTACATGGATCTGGATGAGTTCCTCCTGGAGAATGgaatcccttccagccctgctcacCTAGGCTTGAACCAGAACCCGCTCCTGCCTGTGGCTGAGCTGGAAGGCAAAGAGCTTGCCAGTGCGTCTGCTGCCTCTCCTCCCTCATCATCTTCCACTGTAGTTTTCCAACCATCTGAAGCTGCCTCCGGCACAG AATCCTCcccagagagtgagagagagactccGAGCCCTGTTGATCCAGACTGCATTGAGATTGATGTAAACTTTAACCCCGACCCTGCTGACTTAGTGCTCTCCAGCGTGCCCGGTGGTGAGCTCTTCAATCCTCGCAAGCACAAGTTTGCTGAAGAGGACCTGAAACCACAGCCCATGATTAAAAAGGCCAAGAAGGTTTTTGTCCCAGATGAGCAAAAG GATGAAAAATATTGGACAAGGCGAAAGAAGAACAACGTGGCAGCAAAGCGTTCCCGTGATGCTCGGCGACTGAAAGAGAATCAGATCACAATCCGAGCAGCCTTCTTGGAGAAGGAGAACACTGCCCTCAGGACAGAGGTGGCAGAGCTGCGCAAGGAAGTGGGGAAATGCAAGAACATTGTCTCTAAATATGAGACCAGATACGGACCCTT TGACTTATCTGATTCCGAGTGA
- the TEF gene encoding thyrotroph embryonic factor isoform X2, which yields MPGRAARQEAAAGSAGAAASAQQERSLAGAFPLVLKKLMENPPRDARLDKEKEKEKLEEDEAAAASTMAVSASLMPPIWDKTIPYDGESFHLEYMDLDEFLLENGIPSSPAHLGLNQNPLLPVAELEGKELASASAASPPSSSSTVVFQPSEAASGTESSPESERETPSPVDPDCIEIDVNFNPDPADLVLSSVPGGELFNPRKHKFAEEDLKPQPMIKKAKKVFVPDEQKDEKYWTRRKKNNVAAKRSRDARRLKENQITIRAAFLEKENTALRTEVAELRKEVGKCKNIVSKYETRYGPL from the exons ATGCCCGGCCGCGCCGCGCGCCAGGAGGCAGCAGCGGGGAGCGCGGGGGCGGCCGCCTCCGCGCAGCAGGAGCGGAGCCTGGCGGGCGCCTTCCCGCTAGTGCTGAAGAAGCTGATGGAGAATCCTCCGCGGGACGCGCGCCTCG ataaagaaaaggagaaggaaaaactCGAGGAGGAtgaagcagcagctgccagcactATGGCAGTCTCTGCCTCCCTTATGCCTCCCATCTGGGACAAAACCATCCCTTATGATGGGGAATCTTTCCACCTGGAGTACATGGATCTGGATGAGTTCCTCCTGGAGAATGgaatcccttccagccctgctcacCTAGGCTTGAACCAGAACCCGCTCCTGCCTGTGGCTGAGCTGGAAGGCAAAGAGCTTGCCAGTGCGTCTGCTGCCTCTCCTCCCTCATCATCTTCCACTGTAGTTTTCCAACCATCTGAAGCTGCCTCCGGCACAG AATCCTCcccagagagtgagagagagactccGAGCCCTGTTGATCCAGACTGCATTGAGATTGATGTAAACTTTAACCCCGACCCTGCTGACTTAGTGCTCTCCAGCGTGCCCGGTGGTGAGCTCTTCAATCCTCGCAAGCACAAGTTTGCTGAAGAGGACCTGAAACCACAGCCCATGATTAAAAAGGCCAAGAAGGTTTTTGTCCCAGATGAGCAAAAG GATGAAAAATATTGGACAAGGCGAAAGAAGAACAACGTGGCAGCAAAGCGTTCCCGTGATGCTCGGCGACTGAAAGAGAATCAGATCACAATCCGAGCAGCCTTCTTGGAGAAGGAGAACACTGCCCTCAGGACAGAGGTGGCAGAGCTGCGCAAGGAAGTGGGGAAATGCAAGAACATTGTCTCTAAATATGAGACCAGATACGGACCCTTGTAA